AAAACCAGGCCTCTTTTTCTCCGACTCAAACTGAAGGGGCTTTTTTTGGAGTCTTTCCTGAGGCATGGCTTCGAGAATCTTAAGGGCAAGGGCTTGTTCGCTGGCGGTGAGTTTACACAGATTGCCGCTTAAGCAAAGGCCGACAAAGCTTTCTATGTTTTGAAACACGTAGTGAAAGCGCTTTTCGGCCAAACCGATGCCGTTACCAACCACATCGCCGCGAGACCAGGCCGAAGCAGGGATCATCAGAAGTGCTGAAATCAAAAGTGTTCTAAGCATGGCCTTTTTCCTTTGTCGTCGTGTGACTGAAAAATTGGATGTTCAATTGATAGATAGCATCCGCATCTTTGCTTGAAAACCGTTTGTTGAACTGATCGCGAAAGCTACGGATGAATTGTTTGGCTTCGTCAATATTGTCTTGCTTGAAAGCAAGGGTGAGGGCTGAAAACTCACGATCCTCAACATCTTGTTCGTAAAGGGCCTCAATACCCCGCTGGGCCATCTGCTCATGGTGCTTTTTGATGGCCGTGCTCGGAATGTCCTGTTGGGAAATCAAGTTATCCGAGGCCCGTGGCCCCCAGAGCTGGAGTTTTTTTAGAGATTCGATGGCAGCACTGACCTGGTCGGTGGAGACCTTGTTGCGAAGCAAGTTCCTGATCCTGTTAGGACTCAGTTGAAAGTCCTTAAGGCTCTGGATCTGGCGGATGACCAAGGTGTACCAGTCAGCCACATAGTGAAAAACGTGGTTTTCGATTTCCAGATCGTAGTGGGCTCCAGGCAGCAGGTCACGAATCTCTTCAATGACTGTATTGGTATCTTTGCCTTTTGATTTTTGCCGCTCGTAGCGAATCAGTAACTGCAGATAGCGTTTTTGGGAGCCGTTGAGTTTAAGGTGAGAGGCCAGGCGATCAACAAACTCCTGGGAGGGGATACGCTGCCCTTTAAGAACCATTCCCAGCAGCCGTGGCGAACGATAGCCCAACTTCTCTGAGATCTTTTCCAGAGTGAGCGGTCGGCCGCGTACCACCCAGTGGCTTTGTTTGAGATGGTTGAGATAGTCCCGGTAGTGGACATACTCAAATAGATTTGATCCCGTTTCCCCCATGGGTGGTTTCCTACGCCCGATCCCAATTATGGTCAATAGACCGCACAAAAGATAATGGGACCCGAGTTATTACAAATGGTTATATGTTGAAACTCCGAATCATAAGCGCACAGATTTGTGCGCCGAAAATGTGCGTTTGGGCACAATTTCGTGGTTATTGGCCGATTCCGAACTTACTTGTGGAGGCACATGATCAAACCATTTTAAAGGGAGGGAAGTATCATGAAAGCATTTATGGGAATCGTCGCCTTGGTTTTTGTCGTTAACGCTGCACAGGCGGAGTCGGGTTCATTTCAGAGTGCGGAATCAAGTCAGCTGACTGTTGAAAAGCTACTCGACAGCGGCACCATTGCCGATGTACCCGAAAGCCGCATGGGTCTGAGTTCCAACGTCTTTCACCAGCCGCCACATCATCATGGTCATGGTTGGTACATGGGATGCTTTACCCAAGATGGCTATGGCTACATTTACCAAAACTTTGGTTATAACGCCTACGCCACTCAAGACGGAGCCAACAACTCATGCTTGGCCTGGTCGGCAGCACCTCACACCTGCTACGCTCTTGGCTGCCAGGTCTATTATTATTGAGTTGAATTGTTCCCGGTTAAAACTTGTCATGCGTCGCGCTGAGCGTGGCGCATGATGGACCTTACTGGCCACATAGCAGGAAATCTGCAGGAAAGAAGTGGCAATTCCCCTGTCAAATCGTATGATGAGCTGGCATTCAATAGGGAGCATCTAACCGCAGAGGGGGTATCATGCGTTTAGGCCTTGTTTTGATTTCCTTTATCCTTGGCTTGGGAATCGCCCAGGCTGAAATCCTCGTTTCTCCAGCCCATATAGATTTTGGTTTCGTTGACATTCGTTGGGGGGGTGAACAAGAGTTTGTCTACGTCAGGAACATCGGTCCTGAGCCAGTCAATATTGATGTGACAGACATTTTTTGTGAATCCGAATACATTTACGTCAGTAACGAGTGCCTGACCACACTCTTGCCCAAACGCAGCTGCAGTGTTCGTGTGGTCTTTGATCCAATGATTCCCTGGCGCGCCTCCTGTGAAATTGAAATCCGCCCAGAAGGGGGGGCTGCCACCATGGTGACCGTCGAGGGAATTGGCACAGATCAGTGGGGATTTGAATAGACCGAAGGCTTCTCACAGGGAAACGGCAAAAAACTGGGGGAAGTATATCCCCATATCGGTGAACAGCTCTTCGGACTCTTCGTTGCAAACATAACTGACTAGTGTTTGATTAGCTGAAGAGTATTGGTCATGCATGAAACCCGTGTAGCACATGATTCCAGGACGTCGGGCGTACTCCGTGTCGAAGGAGTAGATCAGTTTGGCCTCACTCCAGGGCCCGAAGGGGGATGGACTCGTCCTCGTCACAATGCCTTGAGAAATCCCGTCGGTGAAGTCCGCATAAGTGACAAACCATTGCTGTAGGTCGGGCTGGTATTTGAGGGTGAGGCCACTGTTGGCGACAAGGCCAAGGAGCTTGCTGTCCTCAACAACCAGGCCTGGCTTCCACTGCTCATCTTGAGAAAGATAGAATTGTTCCCTTTCGGGCTTAAAGTGCGCAGCCTGAAGTCTACTTATGGGCAGGCGGGTGGCGATGGCATTCCACTTGGGATTCCACATCAAGTAAAGATAGTCGTCGTCAAGCCAAGAGCCAATTGGGTGAATTCCCCACAAGGAACTCAATGGGAGAATTTCAATTCTCCATTGATCAGGTCGATCAGTTGGGTTGTCGATTCTCGCTAAATCGGTCCCCTCGATCCCCCAGGTTTTTCTGTTCATGCGCATAAGGGGAATGAAGAGCTGACCTTCGTGCAAAACGGGTTGGGCCGGCCAATAAATCAAGCCTAGGTCGTCAAGTTTTTGGCTATCAAAAATGGGCTTAGCATCGCCTTGTCTATCGACAAGCCAGTGGGGCTCAAAGACAAACTCTCCATCTTTGCACACAGAGGTGGCCACGGTGTTGGCGATCATGGCGCTACCAGCTCGGTCCTTGGCTCCCACTGGGCCGATAAATGTATCGCCGAAGATCCACAGGGTGGTTTGGTTGGGGAGTACCAATGAGTAAGCCACATCAGCGCCGAGCCAGCTCCCTCGAGCGGTGTGGGTTGGACCAATTTCCGGCTGACAACCAGTCGAGGAGGCAAGTGAATCCCCAAAGCCCGCGACGAGAACTGCTGCTATTAGGGTTATGATCAAAATCCCAATTCGGCTCATGGGTTCTTCCTAGTGACAAAGGGATTAAAAGTCCAGGGTATTGAGGTAGAACTCCCTGGATTACATCCTTGAGAACGCTGATGACCAGGAGAAGATGACGGGATTTCAGGGTGAATTGGACTTATATTTGTTGTCTCTATGGAAAGCAGGGATTGGTTCTGATGGAAGGTCGAAAAAAGTGGGCAGGGAATCTGGAATCTAGGCAGGCAAGTGACTCATCACAGTCGGCTGAGAACAAACCAGCCGACTGTGACAATGGACAGTGGAGTTACATAATCGGAAAGCCAATGGTCAGCATGATGGCGTTTCCTGTGACGTCAAACTCGGTGATGCCGCCCGCAGGCTCAAGTTCATCGAAGTTGTAGGTTTGGTAATCCAATCCCAAGTTGAGGAATGACATGACCATATAGTGAATGCCGGCTTTCATGCCCGTTCCCTTGGCTTCACTGTTGTCTTCCTTGTTAGTGAGCTGAACATAATAAGTGGCGATGAAGCGTAGTGCAGGAGTGAAGGCGTAACCGATAAATGCTCCCATTCCATCAAAATTTAATTTGGCGTCACAGTTGCTACCGCATGAGTCATATTCACCAGTTAAGCGGTAAATGGTGTACTCAGCACCAAGCAAAAAGCCACCAATGTTACCACCGATCTTAAGACCGAATGCGGGGCCCGTGACGCTGGCATCAATGGGCTGAGACAGCAATGGTTTGGCTGTGTACTCGTAACTGCCCGAGGCCGCATAATTCAAGTAAGGCTCCAGCATAAAGCCGCCCCCGCCTTTGGCAGTCGCTGTTTGTGAAAATAAAATTAAAGCACTTGAGCCCACAAAAAGGGCTATGCCCCGACGAAGACCCTTTAATCCCATGATGACCCCCTAATATAGATGTCTTTAAATTCTCTGTGACTTCCCAATAGTTTCAAAGGGATTAGGTTGGGGCAAGGTTTGACTAGGAAATCCTAGTGGCTAGTTCACAACTAAGGTCGAGATTGATCCCAGGTCCGAGTGAATTGAGAGTTTCACTCGGACGGGTGAAGGGTGATTAATAAGGGACTATTTCTCAAGAGCCTTCACGCTCTTTTCAAGCCACTCGCTTTCCGGGAAATTCTGACGAAGAAGGGCGACTGAGGCTTCGGCCTCGTCCTTCTTTCCAAGTCCCATGTAGGACTTGGTCATGCAGAACAGAGCTTCGGGAACAGAAGTGGTGCTTTGGTAGTTGTTGATGACACCAAAACAGCGGTGGGCGGCGGCCATGTACTTTTTCTTTTTGAGATAGAACTTGCCAATATTAAGTTCGTAGGCGGAGCGGGTGTTGACGGCATCGCGAAGCATACCCTTGACCTCTTGAATCTCGGGATTCTTAGGGTAGGTCTCCTCAAACCACACCAACTTGGCGATCGCATTGTCCGTGTCGGTCTGGTCGTTTTCAGGGCCTCGAATCATATTAAACAATGAGCGAGCGATCAAAAGGTGCATTTCCTCATCGGTTTTGGGGTCAGGGTATTTTTCAATCGCCTGCTGAGCCAGCTGGACAGCATCGCGGTAGTAGGTGGCCTTATAGGCCCACTGGGGGGCGAGGAGCCCTGCCTCATGGACGGTCGGGGTGTAGTAAAAGAGCTGAGTGATGGCCACCAGGTATTTTGTGCCCCGGCAATAATCATTCTTGGCGGCGAAGGCATCGGCCTTGGCTCGCAAATCGGCCATAATGACGGCGTCCTTGTTCACGGGGTTTTGAGCTGCCTCATCGATGATCTTTTTGATCTGGAGCCTTTCACAGCCTCCAAACTTGAGGGACTCAAATGAAAAGGAAAACCCGTAACTTGTCAGTGGGGTGACAAGAATCAGCGCTAAAATCCCAACGTACCGCAACCAGCTCATTGAAAAACCTCCATGCAATGACTTGTGGGCTGGCGGTGCAAGGGGCATTCCTAAGCCGGGGCTCAGATTCAACTGATCTCACTAGGGGGGTGAGGGCGTCTGGAAGAACTTCAAGCCTGTGCAGCAGTTCAACATACTTCCTGGGGGGTGAGGGAAGAAATTCCACTAGTGTCAAATGGGGTGAGAAATCCTTATCTGGGCTAAGCTACACAAATCCTTAAACAAATAGTGCACAGCATTAAGTGGCGGAAATCACTGTTAGTAAAATAACACGTCAGATTCCGGCATGGGGAATGTAATGGGGGTTCGGCATTGGGAAAACTGTATTCAATAAGATCGGATGATCGGAGGATTGCTATGAAAGCATGTCTGTTTAAACGGGTGGCTGTATCGACCAGCCTGATTATGTCTCTTGGAGTTCCTGCCACATCAATGGCTTTGGAAGCTCCGTCAATTAAAGCTCAGGGTTCTGTGGACTTTCGCATGTTTAAAGACGGCGAAGGCGACTACAAATCAGATGTTCGCACCAAGAACGTCGAGATCCTGATTTCGCAAAAGCTGGCCGAAAACATTCGCGCTGTGATCAAGCTGGAGTTCGAAAGACAGTTGATCAAAGCCGGTGAAGAAGTGAGCAGTGAGTTTGACCTGGAAAAGGCCATCGAAGCCGCCTTCATCGAAATCAAAAACATTGGCGGAACGCCCACAGCCATTATCGTTGGTAAGCATGTCATGGCTTACGGCGAAGTGATGAGCAAGATGCCAATTCCTCAGGACAGCCCTCTTCACGGTTTGAACTTCGAAGGTGGCATGATCGGTGTGACCCTTAAGTTGAACAAGGACTTCTTCGGAATCTTTGACTCTGTTGAGGCCTCCTTTTTTGAAACTGAAAAAGGTGACCTGCAGATTGGATCGGTTGATGGTGCTTCAGTTAAGTTGAGCAAAAAAATCACTGAGAAGATTCGCGTTCATGTTTCTGGCCTTCATAAGGGTAATGGCGACAATGATGCCCTTGAAGACGATGACCGCGTTGGTGTGGGTGTTGTGTACAATGATGGTACATACACTGCCTTCGTTGAAGGTCATGGTTTGATCCACTCATCCCAGTATCCTGATGCCAAGTTTGCCTTCCAAGGTGGAGTTTCTCGTGAGTTGGGCCCTGGTCAAATTGCCATGGAAGCCAGCTACATTGACAACTATCTGACTCAGTTGGGTATCGGCTACAACCTTTACCTCACTCAGAATGTCACCTTTGGTCCTGAGATTCGCTACACTTGGTATGATGAGAAGCAAGACAAAGAAGACGGCTTCACTTTCGGTGCCCGTACAACTGTTAAGTTCGGTCACCCCGACAAACACGACAAGACTTTGTTGAAGTAATAAAAGACTCACAGGTTAATTAAGTGATCAAAAAGGCCGGCTCCTCGCAGCTGGCCTTTTTTTGTCCCCTACAAGCATTCAGGCAGAGTAAAATCCATTTGATGGCGTAGAATACGATCAGTTGCTTCTGAGTTGGTTGGTACTTCAAATGCTTTGATGGTGTATGTCCTGGGTCGCTCAACCATCAGATCTTGCCATTCAAGACAGTCTCCGTTCATTGACTTCTTACAAGTGGATCGGACCTTGTAGCGAGATACGATGGCCGGCAAATCCTGCCAGTCGCAATTTCGATACCCTTCTCGGTCCTTAATAGTCCCAGTCTTGCAGACCTGTACAGTCTCACCTGGAGCTTTTAAGAACTCGCCATCAACACAAAATTTGTCAGCGTAAAGGGGCTGTCCCTGGACCTGAATCATAGGAATACTGAAGACCATACTTGGGCCTCGAGATAGGCTATTCATGAAAGCCGCAAATGGACCTCCCCCGCTGGTTCCCTCTCGAGCTGAGGCGCCAAGGCTTACGCAAAGCAAGATTACGATGGTTACGGAAATAGGCAGTCTACGGCTCATGATTTACCCCTCGGTAGGATTCCTTCCCACTCAATAAAGTCCTTGTTGGTATCAGTGTCGTTCATTTGATCGCAGACCAGGAGTGTAAACAGGATCTCCTTGGATCCCTCACTTTTCTGGGCAAGACGAATCAGTTCAAAATTCAATTCATAGATCATCTTTAGGGCCCGCTGTTTGTCCTGCGGAGACAACTTTAAAACGTTAAAGCCCAAATAGTTTTGGCCCTCATCGCTCGCCCTTGCAGGCTTAAAGTGGCGAAGGATCATGTGGGAGGCTACTTTTTGGGCCGCTTCCATGTCTATGGGCTTTGATCGTGAAGAACCACGGGTGTAGACGCCCTTTTGGACGATCTCGATAATTCTTCTTCTTTCCATATCCTTCAGAGTATCAATTCCGAGTTTTCCATATTCATCGCGAACGAGGTCTTGGCTTAGTAAATTTCCCTCGGCGGTTCGCCAATAGATGAAGGTGAAGGCCGGGTTGGACTTCATTTCGTCACTAAAGTCGAAAGTATAATCAACACTGCGCCAGTCGGGATTGGGATTTCGCTGTTCCATGGCCTTGGCAATGACTGCGGGCACTTTGGCCAGTAGTTGGGGGTAATCCTTCTCTTCATGGATGGCAGAGTACAGTGAGACCAAATTGAAAAACTGAGGAACAGATTTGCCTTCAAGGTATCGCTGTAATTGCTTGCGGCTTAAAGTCGTTTTGCGGTGAAGGGCAGCCAAGCCGGCTGACATAGAGGGATAGTCCTCTAGCCAAACCTGCAAATCCATCTTGAGCTGAATCAGGAGCTGATGCCTGTTCACCTCAATTGAGCCCTGATGTTCCTGTTCCCCGAGAGTCTCGTCTCGTGGGTCCACTTCTAACATCGAGATTTCCCCCAACCCCTTGCCGATTTTCCCCATCTTGTCAGTAGTTGGCAGATCTATCTCAGCTCGGGCCATTGGACAAACGGCAATTTCGCAAGGACTATTTGTCTGGCCTAAGCATCTGAATTTAGGTGGAAATAGGGGGACAAACCAAGGATTGTCCATAATTTTTAAAAGCCTCGGCCTGCCAATGTTGAAAGTTTTTCAAGGAAGTCATCTATTTGGGGCCAAGCAATCTAATCAACCAAAAGGACCCATGAGTCCTCTTCGGGAAGGAATACTATGAAAAAGATGATTTTGTCCGTATTGGCGCTTGGTTTCAGCTCCTCAGTATTGGCAGCGAACCTGGTTACCATCGTTCCTCACATCCATGTTGTTCAGGCAAAGATGTCCGTTTCTGTGGATAAGTTTTGTGTCGATGGCGACATGCTTCGCACAGGAATGATTGCGGATGTCTGCACTGATTATAGTAATGGCGAAGAACCAAGATGTTTGAAAACTAAAAAAGTTGCTGTTGAGACTTCTCGCTATTATCAGACAGAGCGTTGCGTGGAGTGGGGCAGTGGTGAGGGTGAGCTGTGCAAGGCCTATAAAACTGTGACCATCACTCGTCCTTTGACTTACACATATGAAGTCTATGAATCCACACATGGCGATCGGGTTCGTACTCTTGTTGATTCCTATGACTATACAATTCCTGCCTGCGAGTAAGGTTCGCTCAGGAATTCTCTGTTAGATCCCTCTCAACGAAACGCCGACATACGTCGTGTCGGCGTTTTTTTGTTGTGAATTTGTCCGCAGACAATCAGGAAGTTCCATTGCAAAACCTGATTCAAAGGGGAGATTAGGGTGCCAGAAAGGCCCCTGAGTCGTAGGGGCCGCCAGCAGACCGGGACTTGCCATCGTAGTCATGAACCACCAGTGGGAGCAGAACCCCTTTTCCCTGGGCGAGCGATCCGGATTTCAAGTGGTAGTCATGTTCCACAGTATTGGCAAAACCAGCGGCGGGCAGGGCCACATTTGAGGAGTCTCCACCGGCGATGGTAGGCAAGGTCTGAGTGAGGTAGACACTGTTTTTAATTTCCACTCCCGTGCTCACTGACGAAGCTGCCTGGAGGAAGGTGGTAATATCGCCACCGAACGTGGAGTTCCAAATCTTGAGAATCTGCACATCGTCTTCATAGCGAACGGCCCTCGCCGTACTGTGGACCACACTGTTCATGATCGTCGTATGAGCTGGTCCGCGCACGCGAAAGGCAATGTCCGAATCAAAGACCAGAACCCGATCAACGGTCACTTCAATAGACTCTTTGAGGTTAAAGGCGGCCATGTTGCTGATCAATCCGTCCTTGAATCCCGAAGCAATGGTCTTTTCTATCAGAATCTTAGGGCGTCCCGGACCCACCTTGCTGTCAAAGGCGTTTTCTCCCGGCACGGACCCGGCTGGGAATCCATTGGTGAGAGCCGGTAAGGGTTTCAACCAAAAGTGGCAACCGCTAATGACCAGGTTGTCCCACCCCAAGGCGCTGCGATTGGGGTCGAGTTGAACTGCATCTCCGGAGAAGGTGTGGATCTCCGTGTTCTTGATGGTGAGATTGCGAACGGCGACGCCAACAATACCGTGAGCATCGACCCTTTGTCCTCCCGTGTAGTTGAGACAATGATGGATCAGGGAGTCTTCAATCAGGATGTCGTTGACTTCCTCAATGTCCATGCAATCCCGACTGGATTCTTTGACTTCCACATTCTTAAAAGTCAGGTTGTCGCCCCCTTTGCGCACGAGGATGAGGTCGCGATTACCGTACCGGCCGTCAAAAACCAGTCCCCAAAAAGTCCAATAGGCGTGGTTCACCTGGAGAGCTCGGCCCGAGGTGGAGCGAATGATCACAGATCCGCGGCCATTCTTGGCTTTGACTAAGATCGACTTTTCGTTTTCACCATTGCGACTGGTGCTCAGGTCTTCGGTGTAGGTGCCGGGCAAGATCGTGACCGTCTCTCCCGCCTGGGCTTGATTCATGGCGGATTGCACAGATCCCAAGGGAGCGGCTTCAGTTGTACCGTCTCCCGTTCCACCAGGTCCAACAAAGATTTCCTTCCCCGGTGCTGGTGGAGGAGGGTCGCCTCCGCCAGGAGGATTGTTGTTGTTATTGTTAGGGTTGTTGGAGCCCGAGTTGGCGGTGCCATCTTGGGGGTGGAGACTGCGCATGGAATTACCGCAGCCTTGGCCAAAATGGAGGGTGATAAAAGTGAGGGCGAGGATCACTGTGACCGAAAGATACAACCTTCTGCTAGGTCTGCCTGAATGGAACACGCCCGTACCCCCAAGTGTTTATTGTACCTTAAGAAACTCAATAACCCGGAAGAGGTTCTTGTTTTGAGACAGGAATTGTGTGCTCTGAGGTTCACAATCCTGCTGTGCGCTTGGACCCTGCAATTAGGACGGATGTGGCGGTGCGCATCCTGTGGGGGTGTGGGCAGAAATTTCATTCTGGCCCCCGATTTTGACCCGGTGAGGGAAGGGGGTTAGCCCTCAGGTGGGATAAATAGTGATTTCGAATTAAAGGGGGGAATCATGTTGCGTATTACTGCGCGGGCACTCGTTGCCGCGGTCGTCGTCTCGTCTCTGTCAGCTCAAGCCTATTTTGAAGACAATCGAAAGGTCCGGGATCTGGCTAGTGGGGGTGTTCCCCAGTTGACCATCAATAGCGAGGGTTGCCCAAAGGGTTTTGGCGATAAAAGTCTGACCGATCGTCTTGGGCCTGTGGAAACCTTTGGCACCTTTTGTGTGAAGTTGGTTTCCTTGCCCGGTGACGTACTTTCCGAAATCATCACCATGAAGGATGCGGAGCTGGAAAACGAGAGCGACTATGATCAGCGCATGACCAAGCTCTACATCTTTAAGCAAGACACCTATAATACTAACTTGGATTTGGACGCCATCAAAAAGGTGGCCAAGGCGCTCGGCATTCCGTTTCATCATCTTAGGGGTATTCGCCACAAGGCCTTCATTGCCAATGAGTCGAGCTTTAGCCAATTTGATGGCTTGATGGTGGGCACCGAGTGGGTGGACAACCCGAAATCAGTTCAGCACCTGATCGACACTCTCAAGGGTAAACTGGTCATGGGAGTCAGCTTTGGAGACGAAGTGGAGCTTTATCCAGGCGGTGGTTTTGGCGTGACCTATTACCTTTATTTTACCAAGGGAATGCTAGTCTATGCCAAGCTGTCGGGTTGGGACGCCTAGGTAAGGCGTCGACCGGAGTTAGGTATATTGCACAAAAAAGGCGACCTGTTGGTCGCCTTTTTTAATTCCAGAATGGAATCACCCGGGATCAAGGACGATGCTTTTCCGTAAGATCTTCATCGCGAATGTAGACTTCTTCGGGAAGTAGGCTCAGGCAGTCGCCCTCGGTGTAGACCGAGTGGACATACTTGGGAACATACCAGTAATGGGCCAGCTCACAGGCGAGTTCATTGACGGGAACCCGAAAGTAAAAACTGGCAGTGCACTTGTTGGAAGTCACCCAATAGGTGAAGTCGCCTTGAGCTGCATGCTTCATGCGACCCCATTCGGACAGCTGAACATCAGCTCCAAACTTAGTCTGCATGTAGTCCACAATTTGGTCCTTACAGTAATCACCTGTTTTTGACGGGATGTAGTCCACGGCAAATGCGCTTAAGCCGAAAGTCGCCACGAACAATGCGATCGATAGTCGTTTCATTTGATACCCCTCAGTTTGAATTTTGACTTTTTATGTTCCGGCTTTTGGAATTTGGCAAAGACAGAAGTGTGTTGGGATATTTTCGAACCGGCTATTTTAGTGGTGAGAAATTCTGACTCCGAATTATTACAACTCAGTGATTGATCAAAAGTAGGGGTGGCTTGAACACTCTGTTTAGAAGTGTCACCATGGGAATGCGGAAGCATAAAAATACCCGTAAAAACAGATAGTTAAAATTAATATAACACAAAGCATCATTAATGTGGTATTCAGGGCTCATGAAAACAAAGTCATTTGCCATTACACTTATTGTTCAAGCTCTTGTGTTGGTTTTCGCCGGCTCACCTCTACAAGCGACTGCAGGTGAGTCATTCAAGTGCCAATCTGAAATGGAATTACTCAGGCAGCATCAGCAAATGCAAGATCAGTTGGGTGATGCCTTTGTTCAGCTTTACCAAGGTCATCAGCAGACACTGGCGATATGGGGCAAACGCTTGGGCGAGCAGAAAGACTTACAGGGAGCACTCGGTATCGGTGGTTTTTTGCAGCAGTCAGCTCTCTCGGCCCAGGCCGGACTTGATGGTTCACTGCTGCAGGTTCAGCAGCTGAAGACCGAAGGACAGCAACTGTTGGATCGGTTGGAGAGTTGTCTTAAGCAGAAGTGAGCCCGTCCCATGGACGGACCCACTCCCGATCAAGATCATTCACAAACTTTTGTACCACCTGGATACTGTCCCCCTGGCCGACTGAAGCGGAAGGTGGGGCGATCTCCATTGGTGCGCCCTACGTAGCGACCCGATTCATTCAAACCACTGGAGTGAGTGAGGGT
This is a stretch of genomic DNA from Pseudobdellovibrionaceae bacterium. It encodes these proteins:
- a CDS encoding TIGR02147 family protein, which translates into the protein MGETGSNLFEYVHYRDYLNHLKQSHWVVRGRPLTLEKISEKLGYRSPRLLGMVLKGQRIPSQEFVDRLASHLKLNGSQKRYLQLLIRYERQKSKGKDTNTVIEEIRDLLPGAHYDLEIENHVFHYVADWYTLVIRQIQSLKDFQLSPNRIRNLLRNKVSTDQVSAAIESLKKLQLWGPRASDNLISQQDIPSTAIKKHHEQMAQRGIEALYEQDVEDREFSALTLAFKQDNIDEAKQFIRSFRDQFNKRFSSKDADAIYQLNIQFFSHTTTKEKGHA
- the bamD gene encoding outer membrane protein assembly factor BamD gives rise to the protein MSWLRYVGILALILVTPLTSYGFSFSFESLKFGGCERLQIKKIIDEAAQNPVNKDAVIMADLRAKADAFAAKNDYCRGTKYLVAITQLFYYTPTVHEAGLLAPQWAYKATYYRDAVQLAQQAIEKYPDPKTDEEMHLLIARSLFNMIRGPENDQTDTDNAIAKLVWFEETYPKNPEIQEVKGMLRDAVNTRSAYELNIGKFYLKKKKYMAAAHRCFGVINNYQSTTSVPEALFCMTKSYMGLGKKDEAEASVALLRQNFPESEWLEKSVKALEK
- a CDS encoding DUF4185 domain-containing protein, with translation MSRIGILIITLIAAVLVAGFGDSLASSTGCQPEIGPTHTARGSWLGADVAYSLVLPNQTTLWIFGDTFIGPVGAKDRAGSAMIANTVATSVCKDGEFVFEPHWLVDRQGDAKPIFDSQKLDDLGLIYWPAQPVLHEGQLFIPLMRMNRKTWGIEGTDLARIDNPTDRPDQWRIEILPLSSLWGIHPIGSWLDDDYLYLMWNPKWNAIATRLPISRLQAAHFKPEREQFYLSQDEQWKPGLVVEDSKLLGLVANSGLTLKYQPDLQQWFVTYADFTDGISQGIVTRTSPSPFGPWSEAKLIYSFDTEYARRPGIMCYTGFMHDQYSSANQTLVSYVCNEESEELFTDMGIYFPQFFAVSL